The segment CTCAGGCGCCCAACGCCGCTTGTAGCGGCGGGGTGTCACCGCTCTCCGCACTCCGCGGTTTTTCGCTCGGCGTCGCAGCGACCGCGGGTTCGGGCTCCGGTTTCACTAGCGCATCCGCAAATCCAAACGTAAGCGTAATCTCCTCCGCGATCGCCGCTTTCTCCTGTCCAACGCGAATCGCACCTTCGAACGTCGCCAGCGGCATCTTCATCCGCTTGGGCTTGATCGACAGCGTGAGGATGTCGCCCGGCTTGCACATGCGATGTGCGCGCACGCCTTCACAACCCGTGAAGAAAATCGTGTTGGGACTGACGACCTTCCCCGGCTCGAGATTCAGCCCTTCCAGCAGGAACAGCACCGCGAGTTGCCCAAGAGCTTCGAGCATGATCGAAGCCGGCATCACCGGGTTATCCTTGAAATGACCTTGGAGGAAAAACTCCTGCCCCGTGATCTTGTACTTGCCGTTCGCGCCGGTGGAGCTGACGGAGGCTTCGTTCAGGAACAGGAACGGAGGCTGGATCGGCATCACCGCGCCGATGTGCTCGATCGGCAAAAACTTGGTCGGTTTCGGCAACGGCAGATCGCGAATCTTGCAATCGATGAAAGTCTTCACGTCACCAACCGTCCGCAGGTTCCGCAGCTCGTCGTTGTTGATCGAAAGCTGGAGCACATCCTCCACAAGGATGACGATCTCCATCATCGTCAGTGAATCGATGCCGAGATCCTCGATCAGCCGCAGATCGTCGTCTGCATCCTTGAGCTTGGTGCGCAGGTCCGGCTCGACG is part of the Opitutus terrae PB90-1 genome and harbors:
- a CDS encoding phosphopantetheine-binding protein → MPEALPQGQASNKPFPVLAKPFSPEDESALREALKRCSPSTFEAAVQFRKTGNPEHVPAVVIGVIERFVEPDLRTKLKDADDDLRLIEDLGIDSLTMMEIVILVEDVLQLSINNDELRNLRTVGDVKTFIDCKIRDLPLPKPTKFLPIEHIGAVMPIQPPFLFLNEASVSSTGANGKYKITGQEFFLQGHFKDNPVMPASIMLEALGQLAVLFLLEGLNLEPGKVVSPNTIFFTGCEGVRAHRMCKPGDILTLSIKPKRMKMPLATFEGAIRVGQEKAAIAEEITLTFGFADALVKPEPEPAVAATPSEKPRSAESGDTPPLQAALGA